TACCTAAAAGAGACGAGAAATCTAAGTGATAAAAACTGTGTTTTGGAAATGGCTAAGAATGTGGCTCGATTCTTAAACGACAGTGGATTTCCTGAAAGTGTGACTCACAAGGAGATTCAAAAAATCGACAAGCAATCCTTTATGAAATACTTTAATGTAACTATTCATTCATTATCATACATTTGAGTATTATGACAGTAAATAATATCTTTTTAAATAGTACATTTTCCAGTTCATTGATCACAACTACCAATTAGCCCCTCGTTTCAATGAGGATGAACTGATAAAGAATATGAAGGATCTTGGCTATTGTGGAACCTTGGCGAAGTCTGCTCTTGTCTCTAGTAAGTGTGTTTTATGGTGGTGTTTATTTTGCCCGGAGAGATGATTTCCAATTTTATTCGCTTTCCAAATTTAGTCGGCGCATTACATTCGACTTCGCAAATCGCTGGTCTTCTCAGTTGGTTATGTGATCTTATCCGAGTGATTATGTCAGAACAGGACGATGATGAATCGCTAGAAAAGGTGATTGCCTTTGCTCTTTATTTCAATGTTTCCAAACATAAtgtaaatacttttttttttttaaataggcgGAGTTAGTTATCATGACACAGTCATACAACGCTTGGTGTATGGatgtaaattttgatttgtccgATGAGTTCCGCCGTTTCTATAGTAAATTtacataaataaatttgaagaaactttaaaatttataattattgttgAATTGTCATGGATTTATAGTGGAGAAGCATCAAGTCGAAGAGGGCCGCGCAGAAATGCTTGAACAACAGATAAAAGCCATAACCGAAGAATACAAGGCTATCGAGAAAAAAAGCTCTCAGACCGAGGTAACTCGTTAACTTATTATTTTAGTTATTTTCACTCAAATTTACATGCGTGTATATTTGCAGGAATTAAGAGCtgaggcgaaaaaagaagagcaaagATTGGAAGAGATTTCTGCAAAAGAAGTTCAGATGCAACAGCGCTGCAACGAGCTTCAGAATGAAGAGAGACATCTTGTCCAGCGTCTGGAAGAGATTAGTAAGTTTCTATCCTCTGATTCATTACTGCGGACTTtaatggaaaatttaaaaacccaGAGGAGAAAACCGCTCTGACACAAAAAGAGATTGTGGCAATTCATACTGCCGCGAAGAATTGTAAAGTCAGCGCCGACGAGGCTCGTCGCATCAAGTCTGCTATCGCTGCCAATAAGAGAGACTACGCTGCTGCCTCAGAGCAGCGCGAACAAGTGGCTAAACTCGTCGAGAAACGTGAAATGCAGCTTGCCAATATCGCGGCTCAGGTAAgatcaaaattaaaagtatCGAGAGCTATAATTCCTAATCAAATTGCGATATTTTAATTCAGGATATTAAATTTGATCGTGAGTTGAATGTTGATCTGATGGATATGGGAATGACTGTACCGGCAGGCATGGATCCTAAGGTAATTTCCTTCTTTCTGTCGTTCTTTGTTGATATTATACCAACTGGAATCTTACAGGAAGCCCTGAAAAATTTCCTGGAAGCCAAAATAAGCAATTTGTCGGATATCGAGAGTCGCTGCATTGCCTTGAATGAGAGAAAGGAGCGGATTTTGGCGGAAATCTCACAGTTTAAGGTATGAAATGCAAATGCGTTGTTTTCTACACTTTCGATATCCaacgtaatttttttagatgGAATTGAAACACACCGAACTTGTGAAATCTCGACTAGAAGAAAAACTTCAGTCGGTGAAAGCCGATCGTGATGATATGGTAAGAGCTATTCTTGTTTCCGTTGTTGCATAATCATCTTATAATTTATGGCGTGCAGGAACGACTGTACCTTTCTCAGCTGGCTGAGCTGGAGAGTTTATCCGCTGCTCCGCGTTCCGATCCACTTCAAATGCGTCAGCAGTACGAATTAGAAACGCTTCAACAAAAGTATAGAAACTTTGAACAAgtataatttgaaatgacgttgCTAATACCTTTTGTTTACAGATTTGCAGAGCAAAAAGCTCAGATGAacaaccaagaaaaagaattgcaaAGTACAATGGCGAAACATGCCCAAGAATTAAAATATGGCGAAATCGAATTTCAGGTGTGTAGGAGATTTTAATGATGTTAAAGCCCCAATAATTATAATTGAATGAAATGttcttataattttatttatagaaaaatgaaGCTATGGCTGCCGACTTCTTTTTCCGCTTAGGTGATGGATTCCGCCAGGTGCTAGAGCAGATCGAAAACAGTCCCGTCTCACAGGAAGTTATCGACGCTCTCATTCCCAAACCTAATTTCAAGTAATTTCAATATACATGTTTTAGTAATTGCGAAACTCCGATATGAAAAGGATGGTAAACAGATTTTTCTAcatctttttcgaaaaaaacacaagtaCTTGTTCgttctgttttacaaattaaaaGACAAGCTGGAATGCCAAATTtccaaaattatatttttgtaaCGTGAAGACTGAAGAatgcaaattgttttttttgcgcGGTAATGTtaatacaaagaaaaattcccaTCCCTTTATAATCAGTCATTTGATAGAGACCGTTAAGAATACTTCACGGTCCAACGTGTGGGCATTGTGTTTAGCCATGACTGCCACGATTGGAGTGACATTCGGTGCTGGTTCGGCTGCCAAACGGATTTTACTTTTCGCCATCAATGTCACAGTGTTGGTGAGTGTTAATGTCGAAaccatttgtcttgtttttacTAAGAACGTCAATTCTAGTAAGTTTCTGCATCACCTGTGTCTTGTTTACACTCTTATTCCCCAAATGATTGTGCTTCTGTTAGATAAAagtgttttgtgtttgtgcTGGGTATGAACTATATCTGTTGTGTATTGTATTTTGCAGCTACTTGGTCTGACGTGTTCAGTATTGTGTCTGTATCAAGTTAAACTGATGCCTGAAACTTATGAGGTGATCGTTGCTGCCATTCAAGAATCTAATTTGACACTACCAACACCAGGACCCGTCACCTCGTTGCCATCCGTGACCATctccaaaaacaacaacaacacgacccGGACTACGAAAAAAGGACGACCCCGGGTTAGTCGATATGTAAGAACGAATTGTTATGCTAATCAGAACTTTGTGTTCTAATGCTTTTCTATCCTTCTTCATTCTGTCAAATTATACAGGTTGGTCCCAAAAATGGCGCCGCACGTAATCCACAAATTCCTCCGTTTCCGGTTACCTTGGTGGACAATTTCAGCACAGCTGATGAGGTTCCAACCCTAACAATTTCTCTCGTCACCTTGGATGTCACGAAACCAGTAACCTTGTCTCAAACGACGACAACTACGCCTACGATTGGTTCGACCATGGCGAAGACATCTACGAGCACCAGTAGGCCTAGCAGTTTGAGCTTAGTGactcaaatcaaaaataattccgATGAAATGGTTAACTTCGGGCAGCTACTGAAGGATCGAATAACTGAACTTGAAAATGAATTGAGAATAGCTCAATCCTTCAAGAAGGTGAGTGAATTAAAGTATTAGCTAAATCATCAAGCGAGTAAATAACACGATTAACTTTGCAACACAGTTACCCATTGCGGAATTTAACTTCTCCAACACCCAAACGTCGTGGACAATGGCAGCAACATTGACATCTAGCCGCTCTAGTGAGTCCATTCCAACAACCGTTGGCCAACAACCTACGCTGGAAACAAACACTACTTCGACGCCGACTACTGCAATCAAGTCCACTGTAGGTCTTGTATCTGTCCTTTTGTCTACTTCTTCAACGACCAACCCGTCCAcctcttcaacaccaataatCGATGGATTATTATCTTCCGTATCCTCAACTTCGGTCGGAGCTTCTACAACAACTACAACCACAGCGCTAACAGAAAAATCAACTGGAATAGCTACAACTTCTACCACTGAATGGCCAACAACTTCCACACCGACCACAAtatctacaacaacaacaacacctgtCACGAAATCCACAACAATATCAACTAGATTTGTAACAACTACTGCGCCGGAAACATCTACGACGTCTTCAACAACTGTCACAACATCGTCGACAGAAATCCCTGTAGTTGTTCATTCAACGTCAACACCTAAAACTACTACTGCTGCAACTACTTCGCTGGATCCATCTACTACTCCAGTATCTACTCCATCAACAACCCCATTGATTCATCAGAGTGTAGACGCCACAACAACCAAACCTCCAACAACAACGTTGATATCCTCTCCATCGACGAAAGCTACAACTGCTTCAAAGACGACGGTTATGCCAACTACTCCGGTTCAAACTACCCCGACATCCAGCAGTCGGTCTCCGTCAACTACCACAAAGAAAGCCGCAACCACTTTGATGACCACCACGACGAAAAGTCCATTGGGCTTCATCGACCTGACGGATGTCATCAACAAATTGGTCGGCCGGCGAGATCTATCCGCCCGTCCACTTCGCAATAGGAGAGCTTCCGCGACGACCGTTGCTCCGGCCGTCAGTTCGAGTGACACTTTGACAGCTGACCATATTCCGGTCTACTTTGAGCAAGTCTTTTTCCTGGTACAGACGAGCCTCTACGTCTGCACGGCCGCCGGCCTACTAatcttcttctcttcattAGTGGGCATTTGCGGTGGCCTATTTCGCATCGACGGCTGCCTGAAATTCGTATGAAGAGAgaaatcttctttttgtttcgactTGTTCTAattgactttgttttttttttccctggaAATTTCAGAGCGTCGCTGCATTGGTGTTGGTCATCATGGCGGAAATGGCGACGtccgctttcattttcttcgccCACGACAAGGCCAGCAATcgcaacaagaacaaaaacttTGATCGCGATTTGAAACTTCTCTGCGAGTTGGCTTACTTTTGTGTCCAGCCAATGTTGCTCGTCATCACCGGTTCAT
This sequence is a window from Daphnia pulicaria isolate SC F1-1A chromosome 7, SC_F0-13Bv2, whole genome shotgun sequence. Protein-coding genes within it:
- the LOC124349541 gene encoding kinetochore protein NDC80 homolog isoform X1, yielding MRRSQGRRSSNTLPIRTLSGVVAKQPVANLSTSMASSAHKRSSSIPRPSASSAVYMKPMYGQRQDQSLAVGVTPSKSGPLRFTGTTPQMGGTTPQSRGNMTLTGAAKPYLKETRNLSDKNCVLEMAKNVARFLNDSGFPESVTHKEIQKIDKQSFMKYFNYIFQFIDHNYQLAPRFNEDELIKNMKDLGYCGTLAKSALVSIGALHSTSQIAGLLSWLCDLIRVIMSEQDDDESLEKAELVIMTQSYNAWCMDVNFDLSDEFRRFYMEKHQVEEGRAEMLEQQIKAITEEYKAIEKKSSQTEELRAEAKKEEQRLEEISAKEVQMQQRCNELQNEERHLVQRLEEIKEKTALTQKEIVAIHTAAKNCKVSADEARRIKSAIAANKRDYAAASEQREQVAKLVEKREMQLANIAAQDIKFDRELNVDLMDMGMTVPAGMDPKEALKNFLEAKISNLSDIESRCIALNERKERILAEISQFKMELKHTELVKSRLEEKLQSVKADRDDMERLYLSQLAELESLSAAPRSDPLQMRQQYELETLQQKFAEQKAQMNNQEKELQSTMAKHAQELKYGEIEFQKNEAMAADFFFRLGDGFRQVLEQIENSPVSQEVIDALIPKPNFK
- the LOC124349486 gene encoding mucin-5AC-like isoform X2, with amino-acid sequence MTATIGVTFGAGSAAKRILLFAINVTVLLLGLTCSVLCLYQVKLMPETYEVIVAAIQESNLTLPTPGPVTSLPSVTISKNNNNTTRTTKKGRPRVGPKNGAARNPQIPPFPVTLVDNFSTADEVPTLTISLVTLDVTKPVTLSQTTTTTPTIGSTMAKTSTSTSRPSSLSLVTQIKNNSDEMVNFGQLLKDRITELENELRIAQSFKKLPIAEFNFSNTQTSWTMAATLTSSRSSESIPTTVGQQPTLETNTTSTPTTAIKSTVGLVSVLLSTSSTTNPSTSSTPIIDGLLSSVSSTSVGASTTTTTTALTEKSTGIATTSTTEWPTTSTPTTISTTTTTPVTKSTTISTRFVTTTAPETSTTSSTTVTTSSTEIPVVVHSTSTPKTTTAATTSLDPSTTPVSTPSTTPLIHQSVDATTTKPPTTTLISSPSTKATTASKTTVMPTTPVQTTPTSSSRSPSTTTKKAATTLMTTTTKSPLGFIDLTDVINKLVGRRDLSARPLRNRRASATTVAPAVSSSDTLTADHIPVYFEQVFFLVQTSLYVCTAAGLLIFFSSLVGICGGLFRIDGCLKFSVAALVLVIMAEMATSAFIFFAHDKASNRNKNKNFDRDLKLLCELAYFCVQPMLLVITGSFLCVSVVLQIGSITLACNLMENRTESDPDKKLRRMMRSGRSDFQFASGNTMYNNPYTNPMPMPCCGGGGYGGMGGHHLPYPPSMMMPMQNMYPPVFTGPGQRPIVNIIS
- the LOC124349486 gene encoding mucin-5AC-like isoform X1, yielding MTATIGVTFGAGSAAKRILLFAINVTVLLLGLTCSVLCLYQVKLMPETYEVIVAAIQESNLTLPTPGPVTSLPSVTISKNNNNTTRTTKKGRPRVSRYVGPKNGAARNPQIPPFPVTLVDNFSTADEVPTLTISLVTLDVTKPVTLSQTTTTTPTIGSTMAKTSTSTSRPSSLSLVTQIKNNSDEMVNFGQLLKDRITELENELRIAQSFKKLPIAEFNFSNTQTSWTMAATLTSSRSSESIPTTVGQQPTLETNTTSTPTTAIKSTVGLVSVLLSTSSTTNPSTSSTPIIDGLLSSVSSTSVGASTTTTTTALTEKSTGIATTSTTEWPTTSTPTTISTTTTTPVTKSTTISTRFVTTTAPETSTTSSTTVTTSSTEIPVVVHSTSTPKTTTAATTSLDPSTTPVSTPSTTPLIHQSVDATTTKPPTTTLISSPSTKATTASKTTVMPTTPVQTTPTSSSRSPSTTTKKAATTLMTTTTKSPLGFIDLTDVINKLVGRRDLSARPLRNRRASATTVAPAVSSSDTLTADHIPVYFEQVFFLVQTSLYVCTAAGLLIFFSSLVGICGGLFRIDGCLKFSVAALVLVIMAEMATSAFIFFAHDKASNRNKNKNFDRDLKLLCELAYFCVQPMLLVITGSFLCVSVVLQIGSITLACNLMENRTESDPDKKLRRMMRSGRSDFQFASGNTMYNNPYTNPMPMPCCGGGGYGGMGGHHLPYPPSMMMPMQNMYPPVFTGPGQRPIVNIIS
- the LOC124349486 gene encoding mucin-5AC-like isoform X3 produces the protein MTATIGVTFGAGSAAKRILLFAINVTVLESNLTLPTPGPVTSLPSVTISKNNNNTTRTTKKGRPRVSRYVGPKNGAARNPQIPPFPVTLVDNFSTADEVPTLTISLVTLDVTKPVTLSQTTTTTPTIGSTMAKTSTSTSRPSSLSLVTQIKNNSDEMVNFGQLLKDRITELENELRIAQSFKKLPIAEFNFSNTQTSWTMAATLTSSRSSESIPTTVGQQPTLETNTTSTPTTAIKSTVGLVSVLLSTSSTTNPSTSSTPIIDGLLSSVSSTSVGASTTTTTTALTEKSTGIATTSTTEWPTTSTPTTISTTTTTPVTKSTTISTRFVTTTAPETSTTSSTTVTTSSTEIPVVVHSTSTPKTTTAATTSLDPSTTPVSTPSTTPLIHQSVDATTTKPPTTTLISSPSTKATTASKTTVMPTTPVQTTPTSSSRSPSTTTKKAATTLMTTTTKSPLGFIDLTDVINKLVGRRDLSARPLRNRRASATTVAPAVSSSDTLTADHIPVYFEQVFFLVQTSLYVCTAAGLLIFFSSLVGICGGLFRIDGCLKFSVAALVLVIMAEMATSAFIFFAHDKASNRNKNKNFDRDLKLLCELAYFCVQPMLLVITGSFLCVSVVLQIGSITLACNLMENRTESDPDKKLRRMMRSGRSDFQFASGNTMYNNPYTNPMPMPCCGGGGYGGMGGHHLPYPPSMMMPMQNMYPPVFTGPGQRPIVNIIS
- the LOC124349541 gene encoding kinetochore protein NDC80 homolog isoform X2, with translation MRRSQGRRSSNTLPIRTLSGVVAKQPVANLSTSMASSAHKRSSSIPRPSASSAMKPMYGQRQDQSLAVGVTPSKSGPLRFTGTTPQMGGTTPQSRGNMTLTGAAKPYLKETRNLSDKNCVLEMAKNVARFLNDSGFPESVTHKEIQKIDKQSFMKYFNYIFQFIDHNYQLAPRFNEDELIKNMKDLGYCGTLAKSALVSIGALHSTSQIAGLLSWLCDLIRVIMSEQDDDESLEKAELVIMTQSYNAWCMDVNFDLSDEFRRFYMEKHQVEEGRAEMLEQQIKAITEEYKAIEKKSSQTEELRAEAKKEEQRLEEISAKEVQMQQRCNELQNEERHLVQRLEEIKEKTALTQKEIVAIHTAAKNCKVSADEARRIKSAIAANKRDYAAASEQREQVAKLVEKREMQLANIAAQDIKFDRELNVDLMDMGMTVPAGMDPKEALKNFLEAKISNLSDIESRCIALNERKERILAEISQFKMELKHTELVKSRLEEKLQSVKADRDDMERLYLSQLAELESLSAAPRSDPLQMRQQYELETLQQKFAEQKAQMNNQEKELQSTMAKHAQELKYGEIEFQKNEAMAADFFFRLGDGFRQVLEQIENSPVSQEVIDALIPKPNFK